From the Planctomycetia bacterium genome, the window GTCGTGCGCGGCTGGTTCATGTTCGTGGTCGCGTGCTTGCTCGCGTGGCCGGCGTCGATCCTGTATGAAGAACCGCGACTGCTGACGCTTCTGCCGGCCGCCGCCGCTTGTTCCTTGATCAACGGTCTGACTTCGACGGCGATCTTCACTTCGCGCCGCCATTTGCTCCTCGGACGATTGACGATCCTCGAACTGTCGTCGCAAATCATCGGCGTAGCGACGATGTGCCTCTACGCATCGCAGGTCTATGCCGGAGCGTGGGCCATGGTCGCGGGACTGGCCGCCAGCGAGCTGACGAAGCTGATCGGCAGCCATCTGCTTATTCCCGGTTATCGCAATCGGCCCGCTTGGGATCGGCCGGCGTTCGACGCGCTGTTTCAGTTCGGTCGCTGGGTGCTTGTGAGCACGATGATTACGTTTTGCGCGATGCAAGTCGATCGACTGTTGCTCGGGCGGCTGATCTCGAAGGAACTGCTCGGCGTCTATAGCGTGGCGCTGGCGATCGCGATGTTGCCGACGATGCTCTTGCAGGCCTTGAACGGCTCGGTGCTTTATCCGCTGTTGGCCCGCTATGCGCGCAAGTCGCTCGAGCAGTTGCGCGAGCGGCTCTCGGCAGCCCGCGAGATCTTGACGTCGTTGGGGCTGTTCTTCATTGCCGGCGTGGTGCTGGAAGCGGAGACGTTCTTCGCCTTGATGTACGACGAGCGCTATGCGGCAGCCGGCCGGATCGCGCAACTGCTGGCCCCGTGCGTCTGGACGATGATGCTGAGTGCGACCTTAGAACGGGTGCCGCAGGCGATCGGCGAGACCCGTGTCTTGGCACTTTACAACTTGGCGAAGGTGCTCGTCGTCGCCGTGGCCGCGACGGTCGGGTTCTATTGGGCGGGCCTCGAAGGGTTCATCGCCGGATATACGGTCGGAATCGTCGCAGGGCACTTGGTGCTGATGTGGCAATTGGAGCAGCACGGCATTTCGGTCTGGCGCGACGATCTGCGAATGACCGCCTCGGCGCTGCTGACCATTTGGGTCGGGCTGACGTTCGTGCAATCGGCCCGGAGTATGCATCCGGATCTGTGGGTCGGCCTCGTGTGCCGCGAAACCGCGGCCTGGACGTACCTCGCCGTCGTCGGAATCTGGGCCTTAAGCAAGACGACGCGCCTAAAGAAGCTCAGCGAGTAGGCCTGTCCGAAGGCTCCCCGCAGCGATCACAGCCGCTCGCAGGCCTGTAAGGAAACGGGCGTTTATAGGGTAAGTCTCTATCTTCCAATGAGTTGCGGCGCCGAGGGTGGACGCGCAGACGCGTCGGCCCGGCGGTGGTAGAATAACTTGCTTTGACGATCTTGCTCGGAGCCTGCCGCTAGCGGCCTTCGACCAGCGATCTAAGAAGTTCGATTCTTCTATAACATCACACGTTTTGCGAGCTGTCCCCATAAGGGCTGTTTGCACATGATCACGGCGGGCCGTCGACGACGAAGCTCACCGGCAAATGCGTCTTTCACCTGCACCGGGCCTCTCCCGGCGTGTTTCCCCTCGGTTTGCCGCCGGCTTGCGCAATGCGCTCGGGCCGGCAGCGGGTCATTTTAAGGCACTGGTCTCTTTAGGCACTATGTCTCAAGTCGTACTGATTCTTCCCGGCGCCACGGATTACGAGCTTCAAGGCCGAATCCACGGCGACCTCGATATTCCTCTCTGCGACGAAGGTCGCGAAGAGGTGCAGCGCGTGAGTCGCGAACTGCAGGATTTGGGGATCGAGGTGATCTATACCTCCTGCTGTTCGTCGGCCGTGCAGACTGCCGAAACCATCGGCAAAGCGCTCGGCGTGAAGGTGAAGAAGCTCGAAAACCTCAAAAACCTCGACCATGGCCTCTGGCAGGGGCTCTTGATCGACGAAGTGAAGCAGAAGCAGCCGCGCGTCTATCGCCAGTGGCAAGACCAGCCGGAAAGCGTCTGTCCGCCCGAAGGGGAAACGATCGACCATGCCCGGCAACGAATGGAATCGGCCCTGGCGAAGGTGCTGAAGAAGCATAAAGACGATATCTTCGGGCTCGTCGTGCCGGAGCCTTTGGCGAGCTTGGTGCGGGAGTATTTGGGGCAATCGGAGCTCGGCGATCTCTGGCGCGCCACCTGCGAACATGGCCGCTGGGGCCTGATCGCCGTCGCCGGCGACGCGAAGGGGAAGCCCCACGGCATTCCCGCCGCGATCGCGCCGCCGGTCGTGAAGGCCGAGCAGATCGCGACGCCGGTCATCGACAACAATGCCTATCGAGGAATCACGACGCATGTCGACCGGTAACGAATCGGAAGTCGCCCCTGTGGAAGCGACCGTGGAAGAAGTCGGCAAGCCGCGCGCGAAGCGTGGGGTGCCCGAGGGGCTTTGGAAGCGTTGCCCCGGCTGCAAAGCCACGATTTTCCGCAGCCAAGCCGAACAGCTTTTAGGAGTCTGCCCGGAGTGCGACTACCACTGGACCGTCGGCGCGCAGGAACGCTTGCGCCAGTTGCTCGACGACGGGACGTTCGAGGAATGGGACGCCGACCTGACGTCGCTCGATCCGCTCGGCTTCGTCGATAGCAAACCGTACGTCGACCGGATCAAAAGCGAACAAGCGCGGACCGGCCTTCGCGATGCCGCCGTCACGGGGACCGGCATGATCCGCGCGCGGCGCTGCGCCGTCGGCGTCACCGACTCGGCCTTTATCATGGGGAGCATGGGCTCCGTGGTAGGCGAGAAGCTGACCCGACTCTGCGAACGGGCCACGGCCGAGAAGCTGCCGCTGATCATCGTGAGCGGCTCCGGCGGCGGGGCTCGGATGCACGAAGGAATTCTTTCGCTCATGCAAATGGCGAAGGTCTCGGCGGCCCTGGCCCGCTACGACCAGGCCGGCGGGCTCTTCATCTCCGTGCTCACGAACCCGACGATGGGGGGCGTAGCGGCCAGCTTCGCCTCGCTCGGCGACTTCGTGATCGCCGAGCCGAAAGCCCTGATCGGCTTCGCCGGCCCCCGCACGATCCAAGCGACGCTCCGCATAGAACTTCCCAAGGGATTCCAAACGAGCGAGTTCCTACTGGAGCACGGGTTCTTGGATCGGATCGTCTCGCGCAGGAATCTGAAAACCGAGATCGCGAACATCATCGACTC encodes:
- a CDS encoding oligosaccharide flippase family protein codes for the protein MAPATEIATPLIDGVPHASSALAELHLQAERVNAVVPALTQQESASGRRVVSGSLWTIAGYGTGQVIRLVGNILVSRLVLPEAFGIMALVNILTLGLAMFSDVGIEAAIVQHRRGDEPRFYNTAWSVQVVRGWFMFVVACLLAWPASILYEEPRLLTLLPAAAACSLINGLTSTAIFTSRRHLLLGRLTILELSSQIIGVATMCLYASQVYAGAWAMVAGLAASELTKLIGSHLLIPGYRNRPAWDRPAFDALFQFGRWVLVSTMITFCAMQVDRLLLGRLISKELLGVYSVALAIAMLPTMLLQALNGSVLYPLLARYARKSLEQLRERLSAAREILTSLGLFFIAGVVLEAETFFALMYDERYAAAGRIAQLLAPCVWTMMLSATLERVPQAIGETRVLALYNLAKVLVVAVAATVGFYWAGLEGFIAGYTVGIVAGHLVLMWQLEQHGISVWRDDLRMTASALLTIWVGLTFVQSARSMHPDLWVGLVCRETAAWTYLAVVGIWALSKTTRLKKLSE
- a CDS encoding histidine phosphatase family protein, with the protein product MSQVVLILPGATDYELQGRIHGDLDIPLCDEGREEVQRVSRELQDLGIEVIYTSCCSSAVQTAETIGKALGVKVKKLENLKNLDHGLWQGLLIDEVKQKQPRVYRQWQDQPESVCPPEGETIDHARQRMESALAKVLKKHKDDIFGLVVPEPLASLVREYLGQSELGDLWRATCEHGRWGLIAVAGDAKGKPHGIPAAIAPPVVKAEQIATPVIDNNAYRGITTHVDR
- the accD gene encoding acetyl-CoA carboxylase, carboxyltransferase subunit beta, with the translated sequence MSTGNESEVAPVEATVEEVGKPRAKRGVPEGLWKRCPGCKATIFRSQAEQLLGVCPECDYHWTVGAQERLRQLLDDGTFEEWDADLTSLDPLGFVDSKPYVDRIKSEQARTGLRDAAVTGTGMIRARRCAVGVTDSAFIMGSMGSVVGEKLTRLCERATAEKLPLIIVSGSGGGARMHEGILSLMQMAKVSAALARYDQAGGLFISVLTNPTMGGVAASFASLGDFVIAEPKALIGFAGPRTIQATLRIELPKGFQTSEFLLEHGFLDRIVSRRNLKTEIANIIDSCGM